A section of the Pedobacter sp. HDW13 genome encodes:
- a CDS encoding HPF/RaiA family ribosome-associated protein: MMTIQLNADKSLTIHHEYEEKIKGQLNEGLSRYSDLITRLEVHLSDENGSKDGLDDKRCLLEARITGKDPIAVTNMGNTYDLALNGALTKLKSTLEKVAGKLKSH; encoded by the coding sequence ATGATGACGATCCAACTGAATGCCGACAAGAGTTTAACCATACACCACGAGTACGAAGAAAAAATTAAAGGCCAGCTAAATGAAGGGCTGAGCAGATACAGTGATTTGATTACGCGTTTGGAAGTTCATTTATCTGATGAAAATGGCAGTAAAGATGGTTTAGACGATAAAAGATGTTTATTAGAAGCCCGGATTACAGGAAAAGATCCTATTGCAGTAACCAACATGGGGAACACTTACGATTTAGCCCTTAATGGTGCTTTAACAAAATTAAAAAGTACACTCGAAAAAGTGGCCGGTAAGTTGAAAAGCCATTAA
- a CDS encoding histidine phosphatase family protein, which yields MKQIYIIRHGETELNRQGIVQGRGINADLNDLGRAQAEAFYQTYKDVGFDKIYTSDLKRTWQTVQKFIDSDLPWERLSGLDELAWGIWEGKPNTEEAREAFRSMLQCWQEGNYSAHFEGGESVQDVYERLKQPMEVLMTRPEEQKVLLCMHGRAMRVFLCLLLGKPLSEMTEFPHQNTVLYKMGFEDGKFTVLEFNSAVHLDGLVIG from the coding sequence ATGAAGCAAATTTATATCATCCGCCACGGCGAAACGGAATTGAACAGACAGGGCATAGTACAAGGCAGGGGTATAAATGCTGATTTAAATGATTTAGGTAGGGCACAGGCCGAGGCTTTTTATCAAACGTATAAAGATGTGGGCTTCGATAAAATCTACACTTCTGATTTAAAACGCACCTGGCAAACCGTACAGAAATTTATTGATTCGGACCTGCCCTGGGAACGTTTATCGGGCTTAGACGAGCTGGCCTGGGGAATTTGGGAAGGAAAACCCAATACAGAGGAGGCACGCGAAGCTTTTCGTTCGATGCTGCAATGCTGGCAGGAGGGTAACTACAGTGCCCATTTTGAAGGTGGCGAAAGCGTTCAGGATGTGTATGAACGTTTAAAACAACCCATGGAAGTTTTAATGACCCGGCCGGAAGAGCAGAAAGTATTACTTTGCATGCACGGAAGGGCCATGAGGGTTTTCTTATGCCTGCTGCTAGGAAAACCTCTAAGCGAAATGACCGAATTTCCGCATCAGAATACTGTTTTATACAAAATGGGCTTCGAGGATGGAAAATTTACCGTTCTTGAATTTAATAGTGCCGTTCATTTAGACGGTTTAGTGATTGGATAA
- the mqnE gene encoding aminofutalosine synthase MqnE, with protein sequence MNTTDQVEKILADTNLSTELQNIAHKVLQGERISFDEGVYLYEYAELGYLGVLANFVREQKHGDKTYFNRNFHLEPTNLCVYDCKFCSYSRLLKQKEEGWALTMNQMLDIVKKYDDEPVTEVHIVGGVLPQYDVAFYSALFTAIKQYRPDLHVKALTPVEYHYIFKKAKIDYATGMRLMKEAGLESIPGGGAEIFHPEVRDQIAKDKCTGEQWLAIHEEWHKLGMRSNATMLYGHIEQFWHRVDHMEKLRELQDKTGGFQTFIPLKFRNQHNQMSNVPEVSVIEDLRNYAIARIYMDNFDHIKAYWAMISRETAQLSLNYGVDDIDGTLDDTTKIYSMAGAEEQTPAMSTKELVNLIKQVGRKAIERDTLYNVVTDFEHVVFEEEKKPAYYKLPVVN encoded by the coding sequence ATGAATACAACTGATCAGGTTGAAAAAATACTAGCTGATACCAACTTATCAACTGAACTACAAAACATTGCACACAAAGTTCTTCAGGGAGAGCGGATTAGTTTTGATGAAGGCGTTTACCTCTATGAGTACGCAGAATTAGGCTATCTGGGCGTTTTGGCCAACTTTGTAAGGGAGCAAAAACACGGCGATAAAACTTATTTTAACCGTAATTTCCATTTAGAACCTACCAATCTTTGTGTTTACGATTGCAAATTCTGTTCGTACTCGCGCCTATTAAAGCAAAAAGAAGAAGGCTGGGCCTTAACCATGAACCAAATGCTCGATATTGTAAAAAAATACGATGATGAGCCGGTAACCGAAGTGCATATTGTTGGCGGTGTTTTACCACAGTATGATGTGGCTTTCTATTCAGCACTGTTTACTGCAATTAAGCAATACCGTCCTGATTTGCATGTTAAAGCTTTAACGCCGGTAGAATACCACTATATTTTTAAGAAAGCTAAAATTGATTACGCAACCGGAATGCGCCTGATGAAAGAGGCCGGTTTAGAATCTATTCCGGGCGGAGGTGCAGAAATTTTCCACCCTGAGGTGCGCGATCAGATTGCCAAAGATAAATGTACAGGCGAACAATGGCTGGCTATACACGAAGAATGGCATAAACTGGGTATGCGTAGCAATGCTACCATGCTTTATGGTCATATCGAACAATTCTGGCACCGGGTTGATCATATGGAGAAACTTCGCGAGCTACAGGACAAAACAGGTGGTTTCCAAACCTTTATTCCGCTAAAATTCCGCAACCAGCACAACCAAATGAGTAATGTGCCCGAAGTTTCGGTAATTGAAGATTTAAGGAATTATGCCATTGCCCGTATTTATATGGATAATTTCGATCACATTAAAGCCTATTGGGCGATGATTAGTCGCGAAACAGCACAATTGTCGTTGAATTATGGCGTAGATGATATTGACGGCACATTGGATGATACCACAAAAATATACTCAATGGCCGGTGCTGAAGAGCAAACTCCTGCAATGAGCACCAAAGAACTGGTAAACCTGATTAAACAAGTAGGCAGAAAAGCCATAGAGCGCGACACTTTATACAATGTGGTAACCGATTTTGAGCATGTTGTTTTCGAAGAAGAAAAGAAACCTGCTTATTATAAATTACCGGTAGTGAATTAA
- a CDS encoding TlpA disulfide reductase family protein, whose translation MRTFLLICLSLISYSLSAQVKLLTLDELDKRIAAGKDTTYVVNFWATWCAPCVAELPNFEKLRVANLKKPVKVLLISVDFKSKLQKEVIPFVVKNQIKAEVFLLNETDQQKYIERVDPKWTGAIPATLFVKQKTRRFYEQDFTEKQLKSTLLNLK comes from the coding sequence ATGCGCACATTCCTTTTAATCTGCTTATCTTTAATTAGTTATTCGTTAAGCGCACAGGTAAAACTGTTAACGCTCGATGAACTGGATAAACGCATTGCCGCTGGTAAGGATACCACCTATGTGGTTAATTTTTGGGCAACCTGGTGCGCCCCTTGTGTAGCCGAGCTACCGAACTTTGAAAAACTGCGTGTAGCCAATTTAAAAAAGCCTGTAAAAGTACTCTTGATCAGTGTAGATTTTAAATCGAAACTGCAAAAAGAGGTAATTCCTTTTGTAGTAAAGAACCAGATCAAAGCTGAAGTGTTTCTGTTAAACGAAACCGACCAGCAAAAATATATCGAAAGGGTAGACCCCAAATGGACAGGCGCTATACCTGCAACATTATTTGTGAAACAAAAAACCAGACGCTTTTACGAACAGGATTTTACAGAGAAACAACTCAAAAGTACTTTGTTAAACTTAAAATAA
- a CDS encoding O-acetylhomoserine aminocarboxypropyltransferase/cysteine synthase family protein, translating into MSTSYKFETLQIHAGQEIDPTTGSRAVPIYQTTSYGFKNAEHGANLFALKEFGNIYTRIMNPTSDVFEKRIAALEGGVAALAVASGQAAQFIALNNILEAGDSIVSSSHVYGGTYNQFKVAFKRLGIHVDFANPDVPEEFEAKITDKTKAIYLETIGNPAFSVPDFEKIAAIAKKYDLPLVVDNTFGAAGYLFKPLEHGANVVVQSATKWIGGHGTSIGGVIVDGGNYNWGNGKFPQFSQPSEGYHGLVFSDVFGVDGPFGNIQFIIRARVEGLRDLGPAIAPFNSFLLLQGLETLSLRVQRHVDNALELATWLENHPAVKEVAYPGLASSKYNNLAKKYLSNGFGAVLSFELNGSKERATQLIDNLKLISHLANVGDAKTLIIQPSATTHQQLSDSEQLAAGVKPNSLRVSVGIEHIDDIKADFEQAFAAIGLSVSTASLQA; encoded by the coding sequence ATGTCAACTTCATATAAATTCGAAACTTTACAAATACACGCAGGTCAGGAAATCGATCCAACTACAGGCTCAAGGGCTGTTCCTATTTATCAAACCACTTCATACGGTTTTAAAAATGCTGAGCATGGAGCCAATTTATTTGCTTTAAAAGAGTTCGGTAATATCTATACCAGGATCATGAACCCAACCAGCGATGTTTTCGAAAAACGCATTGCAGCTTTAGAAGGTGGCGTAGCAGCATTAGCAGTAGCATCTGGTCAGGCAGCACAATTTATTGCCTTAAATAATATCCTGGAGGCTGGCGACAGCATTGTTTCTTCATCTCATGTTTACGGCGGTACTTATAATCAGTTTAAAGTAGCGTTTAAGCGTTTGGGTATTCATGTTGATTTTGCTAACCCGGATGTGCCAGAAGAATTTGAAGCTAAAATTACCGATAAAACAAAAGCTATTTATTTAGAGACTATCGGTAACCCGGCATTTAGTGTGCCCGATTTTGAAAAAATTGCGGCTATTGCCAAAAAATATGATCTTCCTTTAGTTGTTGATAATACTTTCGGTGCTGCAGGTTACCTGTTTAAACCATTAGAACATGGCGCTAACGTAGTGGTACAATCGGCTACCAAATGGATTGGCGGACATGGAACCAGCATTGGTGGTGTAATTGTTGATGGCGGAAATTATAACTGGGGAAATGGTAAGTTTCCACAATTTAGTCAACCATCAGAAGGCTACCATGGTTTGGTTTTTAGCGATGTTTTCGGTGTCGACGGTCCTTTTGGCAATATTCAGTTTATTATTCGTGCCCGTGTAGAAGGTTTAAGGGATTTAGGTCCGGCTATTGCGCCGTTCAACTCTTTCCTGTTATTGCAAGGTCTCGAAACTTTATCGCTTCGTGTACAACGCCATGTAGATAATGCTTTAGAATTGGCTACCTGGTTAGAAAATCACCCGGCAGTTAAAGAAGTGGCTTATCCTGGTTTGGCCAGCAGTAAATACAATAATTTGGCAAAGAAATATTTAAGCAATGGCTTTGGAGCAGTTTTATCTTTCGAGTTAAACGGCAGCAAAGAAAGAGCAACCCAATTAATCGATAATTTAAAACTGATTTCGCACCTCGCAAACGTGGGCGATGCCAAAACGCTGATTATCCAGCCATCGGCTACCACACACCAGCAATTAAGCGATAGCGAACAACTGGCTGCAGGTGTTAAACCGAACTCGCTTCGCGTATCAGTTGGTATCGAGCATATCGACGACATTAAGGCCGATTTTGAGCAGGCTTTTGCAGCAATTGGCTTATCAGTAAGTACAGCCAGTTTACAAGCCTAA
- the mutS gene encoding DNA mismatch repair protein MutS, with amino-acid sequence MAKDTNKETPLMQQYNAIKAKYPGALLLFRVGDFYETFGEDAVKTAQILGIVLTRRGTGPNGGALELAGFPHHSLDNYLSKLVRAGQRVAICDQLEDPKTTKTIVKRGVTELVTPGVAYGDNIVNQKSNNFLACVFFDKTQLGVSFLDISTGEFLIAQGNSDYIDKLLQGFKPTEVIFQKSKRQAFTENFGDRFYIFGLDEWPFTSDYGNETLMKHFEVTSLKGFGIDRLQSAIVAAGVILHYLGETEHRNLQHITSISRIEEDRYMWLDRFTIRNLELVNSPNDNAVTLFDILDHTCTPMGARLLQKWIIMPLKELKPIQERLGMVEYFVKHDTLQEEFLSHIKQIGDLERLISKVGLQRVGPRELVALKRALYHIESVKKLAADSKNPFLIKIADQLNPCLAIRDRIERELQADPPALLVKGNVIADGIDEDLDRLRKIAFGGKDYLVQIQKREAEATGIPSLKIAFNNVFGYYLEVTHTHKDKVPEGWIRKQTLVNAERYITPELKEYEDQILGAEEKIQAIEVRLYNELMYETAGYIKPIQLDSFLIAQLDCLLCFAQLAAKNHYNKPKVTPDKVLDIKGGRHPVIEKQLPVGQEYITNDVYLDTDSQQIIMITGPNMAGKSAILRQTALIVLMAQMGSFVPAKDAEVGIVDKIFTRVGASDNISSGESTFMVEMNETASILNNISDNSLILLDEIGRGTSTYDGISIAWAIAEFLHQHPTSRPKTLFATHYHELNELANTMPRIKNFNVSVKEMTNKVIFLRKLVPGGSEHSFGIHVAKMAGMPPKLISRANEILKKLEIDRTEGQSIKDSIKKVQNQAYQLQMFAIDDPVLVKIRDTLNNLDVNALTPVEALLKLDEIQRLIKN; translated from the coding sequence TTGGCTAAAGACACGAATAAAGAAACCCCGTTAATGCAGCAATACAACGCTATAAAGGCGAAGTATCCGGGCGCATTGTTATTATTTAGGGTAGGCGATTTTTACGAAACCTTTGGCGAAGACGCCGTAAAAACAGCACAAATATTAGGTATTGTATTAACCCGCAGAGGAACGGGGCCAAATGGCGGCGCCCTCGAACTTGCTGGTTTTCCGCACCACTCTCTTGATAACTATTTATCTAAACTGGTACGTGCGGGCCAGCGTGTAGCCATTTGCGATCAGCTGGAAGACCCCAAAACAACCAAAACCATTGTTAAACGTGGTGTAACAGAACTGGTTACTCCTGGCGTGGCTTATGGCGATAATATCGTTAACCAGAAATCAAATAACTTCCTCGCTTGCGTTTTCTTCGATAAAACACAATTGGGCGTTTCATTTTTAGATATATCAACAGGTGAATTTTTAATTGCACAGGGCAACAGCGATTATATCGATAAACTTTTACAAGGTTTTAAACCTACAGAAGTTATTTTCCAGAAATCGAAACGACAGGCCTTTACCGAAAATTTCGGCGATCGCTTTTATATTTTCGGTCTGGATGAATGGCCTTTTACCAGCGATTACGGTAACGAAACGCTGATGAAACATTTCGAGGTAACTTCGTTAAAAGGTTTTGGTATAGACCGTTTACAAAGCGCAATTGTTGCTGCTGGTGTTATTTTACACTATTTAGGCGAAACAGAACACCGTAACCTGCAGCACATTACCTCAATTAGCCGCATTGAAGAAGATCGTTACATGTGGCTTGATCGCTTTACCATCCGTAACCTCGAACTGGTTAACTCTCCAAACGATAATGCAGTAACCTTGTTCGATATTTTGGACCATACCTGCACCCCAATGGGCGCGCGTTTGCTGCAGAAATGGATTATTATGCCTTTGAAGGAGCTGAAACCTATTCAGGAACGCCTGGGCATGGTTGAATATTTTGTGAAGCACGATACTTTACAAGAGGAATTTTTATCGCACATTAAGCAAATCGGCGATTTAGAACGCCTGATTTCTAAAGTTGGTTTACAACGTGTTGGGCCACGCGAACTGGTGGCTTTGAAACGCGCTTTGTACCATATCGAATCCGTTAAAAAACTGGCTGCCGATTCTAAAAATCCGTTTTTAATCAAAATTGCCGATCAGTTAAACCCTTGCCTGGCCATTCGCGACAGGATTGAAAGAGAATTACAGGCCGATCCGCCAGCACTATTGGTAAAAGGAAACGTAATTGCCGACGGCATTGATGAAGACCTGGACCGCCTGCGTAAAATTGCTTTTGGTGGTAAAGATTACCTTGTTCAGATACAGAAACGCGAAGCTGAAGCCACAGGAATTCCTTCCTTAAAAATTGCTTTCAATAACGTATTTGGTTATTATTTAGAAGTAACCCATACCCATAAAGATAAAGTACCAGAAGGTTGGATCCGTAAGCAAACCCTGGTTAATGCCGAAAGGTACATTACACCTGAACTTAAAGAATACGAAGATCAGATTTTAGGAGCCGAAGAGAAAATACAGGCTATCGAAGTGCGTTTGTATAACGAACTGATGTACGAAACGGCAGGTTATATCAAACCTATCCAACTCGATTCGTTCTTAATTGCCCAATTGGACTGTTTGCTGTGTTTTGCCCAGCTTGCGGCCAAAAACCATTACAATAAACCAAAAGTTACACCCGATAAGGTACTTGACATTAAAGGTGGCCGCCACCCGGTAATTGAAAAACAGCTACCGGTAGGGCAGGAATACATTACCAACGATGTCTATCTGGATACCGATAGTCAGCAGATTATTATGATTACTGGTCCCAACATGGCGGGTAAGTCGGCCATTTTACGTCAAACTGCTTTGATTGTATTGATGGCGCAAATGGGTTCGTTTGTCCCGGCAAAAGATGCTGAGGTGGGTATTGTAGATAAGATTTTTACCCGTGTAGGTGCTTCCGATAATATTTCATCAGGCGAAAGTACATTCATGGTCGAAATGAACGAAACGGCCAGTATCCTGAATAACATTTCAGACAACAGCTTAATTTTATTGGATGAAATTGGTCGTGGTACCAGTACTTACGATGGTATTTCGATTGCATGGGCCATTGCTGAGTTTTTACATCAGCACCCAACATCGCGCCCCAAAACCCTTTTTGCTACGCACTACCACGAGCTAAACGAACTGGCCAATACCATGCCGCGCATTAAAAACTTTAATGTTTCGGTTAAAGAAATGACCAATAAAGTAATCTTCTTGCGGAAACTTGTTCCGGGTGGAAGTGAGCATAGTTTTGGTATCCATGTAGCTAAAATGGCGGGTATGCCTCCAAAATTAATCAGCAGGGCAAACGAAATACTTAAAAAATTAGAAATCGACCGTACGGAAGGCCAAAGCATTAAAGACAGTATTAAAAAAGTGCAGAATCAGGCTTACCAGTTACAAATGTTCGCCATTGATGACCCTGTTTTGGTAAAAATAAGAGACACGCTTAATAATTTGGATGTAAATGCTTTAACACCAGTTGAAGCATTACTTAAACTGGATGAAATACAGCGTTTAATTAAGAATTAA
- the metX gene encoding homoserine O-acetyltransferase, producing the protein MSTASTYQYNKQFKLESGKKIRNLQIAYQTYGKLNTKKDNVIWVCHALTANADVFEWWEGLFGQNALFNPNDHYIICANVLGSNYGTTNPLSTNPVNSLPYYLSFPQFTIRDFVSAHQLLAAHLQIDTIKLLIGGSLGGQQAVEWSIIEPNKIENLILVATNAVHSPWGIAFNESQRLAITTDRTFYANKPDGGIKGLKAARSIALLSYRTYNAYGSTQVESVNDKTDNFRASSYQNYQGEKLTNRFNAYSYYYLTKAMDSHNVGRNRKSIADALKLVKANTLVIGIENDFLFPISEQKYLADHITGAEFATIHSEYGHDGFLIETNTLTNIIGTFIKESRDKKIIKLQHTA; encoded by the coding sequence ATGAGCACAGCATCAACATATCAATATAACAAACAATTTAAGCTCGAAAGCGGAAAAAAAATCCGTAACCTGCAAATCGCTTATCAAACATATGGCAAATTAAACACAAAGAAAGATAACGTAATATGGGTTTGCCATGCGCTTACTGCCAATGCCGATGTTTTTGAATGGTGGGAAGGTTTGTTTGGGCAAAACGCTTTATTCAATCCAAACGATCATTATATTATTTGTGCTAATGTTTTAGGCTCTAATTATGGTACAACCAATCCTTTAAGTACCAATCCGGTTAACAGCCTGCCTTATTACTTGTCGTTTCCGCAGTTTACCATCCGCGATTTTGTATCAGCGCACCAGCTTTTAGCGGCGCATTTACAAATCGATACCATTAAACTATTAATTGGTGGCTCGTTAGGTGGACAACAAGCTGTTGAATGGAGCATTATTGAGCCGAATAAAATTGAGAACCTGATTTTAGTGGCTACTAATGCCGTGCATTCGCCCTGGGGAATTGCCTTTAACGAAAGTCAGCGACTAGCCATTACTACCGACCGTACTTTTTATGCCAATAAGCCTGATGGAGGCATTAAAGGTTTGAAAGCAGCCAGAAGCATTGCACTTTTAAGCTATCGTACTTACAATGCCTATGGCAGCACACAGGTAGAAAGTGTAAACGATAAAACTGATAATTTCAGGGCTTCGTCTTATCAGAATTATCAGGGAGAGAAATTAACCAATCGCTTTAACGCATACAGTTATTATTATTTAACCAAAGCAATGGATAGCCACAATGTTGGCCGCAACCGCAAAAGCATAGCTGATGCCTTAAAGCTGGTTAAAGCAAACACACTGGTAATTGGAATCGAAAACGACTTTTTATTCCCGATTTCAGAACAGAAATACCTGGCCGATCACATTACAGGTGCTGAATTTGCCACCATCCATTCTGAATATGGTCATGACGGGTTCTTAATCGAAACCAATACTTTAACCAATATTATCGGAACTTTTATTAAAGAGAGCCGCGATAAGAAAATAATCAAATTACAGCATACTGCATAG
- a CDS encoding C40 family peptidase produces MHTSFKPYAFYLVALVLFLSSCGTRKYTVKTDTKGAKAADAMSNLKSKPLYRFITDWTGVRYRFGGLDKGGIDCSGFAYLLEKEIYGVTLPRISRDQANVVRKKGIDNLKEGDLVFFSFGGNDVDHVGVYLNNGFFVHASTTRGVIVDDLTLPAYQRVFVKSGSVN; encoded by the coding sequence ATGCATACTAGCTTTAAACCTTACGCTTTCTATTTGGTTGCTTTAGTACTCTTCCTTTCATCGTGTGGTACGCGTAAATACACCGTTAAAACCGATACGAAAGGAGCAAAGGCGGCCGATGCCATGAGTAATTTAAAAAGCAAGCCGCTTTACCGCTTCATTACCGACTGGACTGGTGTTCGGTACCGTTTTGGCGGTTTGGATAAAGGCGGGATAGATTGCTCGGGATTTGCCTATTTGTTAGAAAAGGAAATTTACGGTGTAACCTTGCCACGTATCTCACGCGATCAGGCCAATGTGGTAAGGAAAAAAGGTATAGATAATTTAAAAGAAGGCGATCTGGTTTTCTTTTCCTTTGGAGGCAACGATGTAGACCATGTTGGTGTGTACCTAAATAATGGTTTTTTTGTGCATGCCAGTACTACCCGGGGCGTAATAGTTGATGATTTGACATTGCCGGCGTATCAGCGCGTATTTGTTAAATCAGGTTCGGTTAATTAG
- a CDS encoding menaquinone biosynthetic enzyme MqnA/MqnD family protein yields the protein MNKIKISAVAYTNTKAFIYGLAHSPIIDKIDLSLDIPSDCAAKVINGQADIGLMPVAAIPLVPNANIVANYCIGSDGAVNSVFIFSNVPVNEIKTLRLDAHSRTSNNLAKVLLKFHWEKEVEFTTDQNAETDAFVLIGDRTFGKTQNFAFVYDMGEEWKKFTGLPFMYAAWVANKEISQQFKDEFNAALKFGLDHRKEVLAELPPVSNFDLEDYLYHKLQFEVTEDRMKALNLFLGFIGQLDEKLAVR from the coding sequence TTGAATAAGATTAAAATATCGGCTGTTGCCTACACCAATACCAAAGCATTTATATACGGCTTAGCACATTCGCCTATCATCGATAAGATAGATTTAAGTTTAGATATTCCTTCAGATTGTGCCGCTAAAGTAATTAACGGTCAGGCAGATATTGGTTTGATGCCTGTGGCCGCTATTCCATTAGTACCGAATGCTAACATTGTGGCCAATTACTGCATAGGAAGCGATGGCGCGGTAAATTCGGTATTTATTTTTAGTAATGTTCCGGTTAATGAAATCAAAACCCTACGATTGGATGCCCATTCCCGGACCTCGAATAACCTGGCTAAAGTTTTGCTAAAATTCCATTGGGAGAAGGAAGTAGAATTTACAACAGATCAAAATGCAGAAACAGATGCCTTTGTTTTAATCGGCGACCGTACTTTCGGTAAAACACAAAATTTTGCCTTTGTTTACGATATGGGCGAAGAATGGAAGAAGTTTACCGGTTTGCCTTTTATGTACGCTGCCTGGGTAGCCAATAAAGAAATTTCGCAGCAATTTAAAGATGAGTTTAATGCCGCTTTAAAGTTTGGCTTAGATCATCGTAAAGAAGTTTTAGCAGAATTACCACCTGTAAGCAATTTTGACCTGGAAGATTACCTTTACCACAAATTACAATTCGAGGTAACTGAGGATAGGATGAAAGCCCTTAATTTGTTTTTAGGCTTTATTGGACAACTAGATGAAAAACTAGCTGTCAGGTGA
- a CDS encoding homoserine dehydrogenase produces MSKNLKIGLFGFGVVGQGLLDIIQSQNLNLEIIKIAIKDPKKKRTLNKDLFTTDRNEILNNTEINTIVELINDADAAYEIVTTALKNGKNVVSANKKMIATHLKELVDLQAEHGTSLLYEGAVCGSIPIIRNLEEYYDNELFHALSGIFNGSSNYILSKIFNENQSYDSALKEAQDLGFAETDPILDVGGYDPKYKLAIATAHAYGLFVNPDIILNIGIQNLSQYDIKYAREKNFKIKLVPTARKVNTKDVVTYVLPKLVAKDDFLYNVENEYNAVAVQAAFADKQFFYGKGAGGHPTGAAVLSDIAALRYDYRYEYKKYHSENGVKHTEEILLEVYLRYADEDLITLLEFDNISERYAADSYKYVVGTVKLESLIKNRELLLDQSVFVAYTGRQIYKQELLSENVFAEELAAL; encoded by the coding sequence ATGAGTAAGAATTTAAAAATCGGTTTATTTGGTTTCGGAGTTGTAGGACAAGGTTTGCTGGACATTATCCAGAGCCAGAACCTGAATCTGGAAATCATTAAAATCGCGATAAAAGATCCAAAGAAGAAACGTACGCTCAATAAAGATTTGTTTACTACCGATCGTAACGAAATACTGAATAATACCGAAATCAATACAATTGTAGAATTGATTAACGATGCAGATGCTGCATACGAAATTGTAACTACCGCCTTAAAAAATGGCAAAAATGTAGTTTCGGCCAATAAAAAAATGATTGCTACCCACTTAAAAGAGCTGGTAGATTTACAGGCAGAACACGGTACTTCCCTATTGTATGAAGGTGCAGTGTGTGGTAGTATTCCAATTATCCGTAACTTGGAAGAATATTACGATAACGAATTGTTCCATGCATTAAGTGGCATTTTTAACGGATCGTCCAATTACATTCTGTCGAAAATATTTAACGAAAACCAGAGCTACGATTCGGCATTGAAAGAAGCTCAGGACTTAGGTTTTGCCGAAACCGATCCTATTTTGGATGTGGGAGGTTACGATCCGAAATATAAACTGGCTATTGCTACGGCCCATGCTTATGGTTTATTTGTAAACCCCGATATCATCCTGAACATTGGTATCCAAAACCTTTCGCAGTACGATATTAAATATGCACGCGAGAAAAATTTTAAAATCAAACTGGTACCAACAGCCCGTAAGGTAAATACCAAAGATGTGGTAACTTATGTTTTGCCTAAACTAGTAGCTAAGGATGATTTCTTGTATAATGTAGAAAACGAGTATAATGCTGTAGCAGTACAGGCTGCTTTTGCCGATAAACAGTTTTTCTATGGTAAAGGTGCAGGTGGCCATCCAACCGGTGCAGCTGTATTGTCGGATATTGCCGCATTACGCTACGATTACCGTTATGAGTATAAAAAGTACCACTCAGAAAACGGTGTAAAACATACTGAAGAAATTTTACTGGAAGTGTATTTACGCTACGCAGATGAAGATCTGATTACCTTACTGGAATTTGATAACATTAGCGAACGTTATGCTGCCGATAGTTATAAATATGTGGTTGGAACAGTTAAGCTGGAAAGCCTGATCAAGAACCGCGAATTGCTTTTAGATCAATCTGTTTTTGTGGCCTATACCGGCCGGCAGATTTACAAGCAGGAGCTGCTGAGTGAAAATGTTTTTGCCGAAGAACTGGCAGCCCTTTAA